The Lewinella sp. 4G2 nucleotide sequence TGGTCCAGACCGGGTCAACACTTACCATCGCACCCGCGGCAGCGCCCAGAGGACTTAGGGCGGCGAAGATGCAAAGGCAAGACCACGTAAAGACCGTCGAAAAACCCGAGGATCGCAACAAAAGCGCGAGCGCAAAGGCTGCGGGAATTTTGTGAAGTACGATGCCCCAGAGTAGGTGGCCGCCATCCACGTGCGCGTGTGCGTGCCCGTGGTGAGCTAGGTCGCCAACCGTGCCGAGGGGTAGGCCTTCCAAAAAAGCGTGCAGCCCGAGCCCCACCATGATCGTCAGGGCAAACCCCGCCCCGGCGTGTTGGTGAGCGTGGACATGGCCGTGCTCAATGCCCTGGCTGAATGACTCCAACAGAACCTGCACCAAGAATCCGGCCAGCACCCAGATACCACTGTGCATGGTATCGTCGCGGAATACGGTAGGCATCAACTCCATAGCCGCTATACCCAACAGATAGGCACCACTGAAGGAGAGCAACAGCGGGAGAAATTGCTTACGAATGGCCTGATCCGCCGAGGAGGATCGCGAAGAGAGATACTGCGCAATACCACCGCCAAGGACGACGCTGAGAAATAGAAGTAAGTATTGCCAGATGGCCATCGGGAGGGCGTTACCGAAAAAGGAGGGCGAAGTTAATGCAACTAAGTTGCATTATCAGCCAATTGCCAATTTACATATTACACTGGCAATTCTCCAGGCACTCGATGATGAGGGAAACGTCCCGCTCTTTGAGGGAGTACATCATGGATCGCCCGTCGCGCTTCACGCTGAGGATGCCCTTAAGCTTCATATTCTGCAGGTGGTGACTGACCAAACTTTGCTCGTAACCAAGGGCTTCACAAATGTCGGTAACGTTAAGCCGCGGGTGTTGCTCGAGAAGATGGACGATCCCGAGGCGGAGCGGGTGGGCCACCGTCTTGAGGATGTACGCAATGCGCTCCAGCTTTTCAGCTTCCTGCGGGTTGATGGCGGTAGGCTTGATGGAGGGCATGCGAAGTTATTTTTGTGAGGCAACGCGGGAATAAGGGGGCCGCGTTTCGTAGCTCAATATACACTGTGCCCACGCTAATGGTTGAACTAGGGAAGGCGGCCGGAGGATAGAGTAGGTATACGAATTCCTCGTATTCCCACGATATTAAGCCAGCTGCGAACATGCGTCACACGTAGGGATTATATATTTTTGCCCCCTATAATTAAAGACCACCCCATGCAGAACCGTTCCGTCATTGACAACGTCACTCCCCAGATCAACAACGGTCGTTTTCCGATCAAGAGAGTCGTCGGCGAACTCGTAGAGCTTTCTGCCTCGATCTTCGGTGATGGCCACGATTACCTCCGCGCCGTGGTGGAATACAAGCACGCTAAAGATAAGAAGTGGACTACGGTGGAGATGAACGACCACCCCAATGACCTGTGGACAGCCACCTTCCAAGTCACTAAGCAGGGCGTGTATAGCTACCGCATCGTTAGCTGGGTGGATCAGTTACTGACGTGGTACCGCGGCTTCAAGAAAAAGCAAGCTGCCGGGCAGGAAATGGGCGTCGAACTCGCTATCGGTGGCAACCTGCTGACGGCCGTTAAGAAGGCGCTCCCGAAGAGCAAGCAATCAGAAGTAAATAAGGCCATCAAAGCACTGGGCCAGCAGGACGAGGCGGCGGCGGTCGACTACGTGCTCGGATCCGTATTCGGTAAGATCATCAACGACTACCCTTTGCGTCGCTTCGAGACAGTTTACGATCACCAGATGAAGGTGAAGGTGGGGCGTACCCGCGAACGCTTTAGCAGCTGGTACGAACTCTTCCCCCGCTCCACCAGCCCGGACGTGGACCGCGCCGGCACTTTTAAAGACGTAGAGAATTTGCTTCCCCGTATCGATGAACTCGGCTTTGACGTGCTGTACATGCCGCCCGTTCACCCCGTTGGCCGCAAGAACCGGAAGGGACGCAACAACGCCGTCACCGCTCTCGAAGGCGAACCGGGTAGCCCCTGGGCGATCGGCGCGGCGGAAGGTGGCCATAAGGCCATCCTCCCGGAGCTTGGTGACATCGAAGATTACAAAAACCTCATCCTTAAGGCCAAGAGTGTATACGACATTGACGTGGCCCTGGACCTGGCTTTTCAGTGTGCTCCGGACCACCCTTACATCGAAGAGCACCCCGAGTGGTTCATCTGGCGGCCGGACGGTACGATCATGTACGCGGAAAACCCACCGAAGAAATACCAGGACATCGTCCCGATCAATTTTGAGACAGAGGACCACGTCGCGCTCTGGAAGGAACTACTCAGCGTAGTCACGTACTGGTGCGAAGCTGGCGTAACGATCTTCCGGGTGGATAACCCCCACACCAAGCCCTACCGCTTCTGGGAGTACATCATTGAGGAGACGCACAAGAAATTTCCCGATACGATCTTCCTGGCGGAGGCCTTTACCCGTCCGGCCATCATGGCGGAACTCGCCAAGCGCGGCTATCAGCAGAGCTACACCTACTTCACCTGGCGGACGACGCCCCAGGAGATGAAGGAGTACCTGGTCGAGCTTTCCACGACGGAACTAAGAGAATTCATGCAGCCCAATTTCTGGCCCAATACTCCGGACATCCTCGCCTACGAAATGATGGGTGCTAACGGCAACCAATTTGTCAAGCGGTTACTGCTTGCCGGAACCCTCTCCAGTAGCTACGGGCTTTACGGACCGAGTTACGAGCTGATGGAAAACCGCGGTAATACGAACGGTAAGGAGGAGTACTACGATTCAGAAAAGTACATGGTCCGCCATTACGACTGGTCCTACCGCAACCGGATCACGGATAACTACCGATTGTTGAACCAGGCACGGAAGAATAATTCCGCACTACAACAGACCAACAACATCCGCTTCACGGAGGCTACTAACCCTAACTTCCTGAGCTACGTGAAGTGGAACGACCAGCGGACGAACTTCATCTGGACAATCGTCAACTTTGACCAGGACAACACCCAGGGAGGCCACGTGACCGTGCCACAGGACCTCCTCGGTGGAAACGGTTTCCGGGTAACGGACCTGCTGACTGGTGCCCAGTACTGGTGGAGCAGCAACGTGAACTACGTGGAGCTGAACCCCTACCAATCTCCGGCCCACATTTTCCGTATCGACTTTGCCTAAAATTACTCTGGCGTAGCGCCTGAATTGCACGAAAGCCCAGCTTCGATATTGAAGTTGGGTTTTCGCTATTTGGAGCTGATTTAATTATCCAGCGAATTTTCGCTGATTGTTGTACACGGCCACCGCGTAGGTTACCTTTGGAGCCATGCTACAGTCGATAATTTTTGCCGTGGTGGCCATTGCGGCGCTGGGTTTCGCGGCCTTTCAGTTCAGCAAGGTTTACGCCAACATCCAATTGGGAAAGCCGGAGGAGATCACCGGGCCTACATCAGCACGCTGGAAGAACATGATTTTGGTGGCCTTCGGGCAGAAGAAGATGTTCAAGCGGCCCATTCCGGCTATTCTGCATTTGATGTTGTACGTGGCGTTCGTCTTTACCCAAATTGAGCTGATAGAGATCTTTATTGATGGGATCTTTGGTGCTCACCGCTGGTTCCTCGGGCCCTTGGGTGGGATGTACAACTTCATCATTTCAACGATCGAGGTACTATCCGTCCTTGCGTTTATCGCTACGGTCATCTTCCTCGTACGGCGGAACTTGCTGTTCATTCCCCGGCTACGGAAGCCGGAAATGCAGGGTTGGCCGACGCTGGACGCTAACTTGATTCTGATCTTTGAATTGATCCTGCTCGCTTGCATCTTCACGATGAACGGTACGGACGTGGTCCTACAAGATTTGGATCCGGACCATTACAAGGCGACCAATTTTGCGGTAAGTGGCGTCATTGCCCCCTACATCTTTGGCGGTATGGAAGCCTCCACGTTGCACGTGCTAGAACGCGTCGGTTGGTGGGGCCACATCATCATGGTC carries:
- a CDS encoding ZIP family metal transporter, with amino-acid sequence MAIWQYLLLFLSVVLGGGIAQYLSSRSSSADQAIRKQFLPLLLSFSGAYLLGIAAMELMPTVFRDDTMHSGIWVLAGFLVQVLLESFSQGIEHGHVHAHQHAGAGFALTIMVGLGLHAFLEGLPLGTVGDLAHHGHAHAHVDGGHLLWGIVLHKIPAAFALALLLRSSGFSTVFTWSCLCIFAALSPLGAAAGAMVSVDPVWTNRILALVIGSFLHIATTIIYEADGGREHGISLPKLAVVLAGILVAYFTAH
- a CDS encoding alpha-1,4-glucan--maltose-1-phosphate maltosyltransferase — encoded protein: MQNRSVIDNVTPQINNGRFPIKRVVGELVELSASIFGDGHDYLRAVVEYKHAKDKKWTTVEMNDHPNDLWTATFQVTKQGVYSYRIVSWVDQLLTWYRGFKKKQAAGQEMGVELAIGGNLLTAVKKALPKSKQSEVNKAIKALGQQDEAAAVDYVLGSVFGKIINDYPLRRFETVYDHQMKVKVGRTRERFSSWYELFPRSTSPDVDRAGTFKDVENLLPRIDELGFDVLYMPPVHPVGRKNRKGRNNAVTALEGEPGSPWAIGAAEGGHKAILPELGDIEDYKNLILKAKSVYDIDVALDLAFQCAPDHPYIEEHPEWFIWRPDGTIMYAENPPKKYQDIVPINFETEDHVALWKELLSVVTYWCEAGVTIFRVDNPHTKPYRFWEYIIEETHKKFPDTIFLAEAFTRPAIMAELAKRGYQQSYTYFTWRTTPQEMKEYLVELSTTELREFMQPNFWPNTPDILAYEMMGANGNQFVKRLLLAGTLSSSYGLYGPSYELMENRGNTNGKEEYYDSEKYMVRHYDWSYRNRITDNYRLLNQARKNNSALQQTNNIRFTEATNPNFLSYVKWNDQRTNFIWTIVNFDQDNTQGGHVTVPQDLLGGNGFRVTDLLTGAQYWWSSNVNYVELNPYQSPAHIFRIDFA
- a CDS encoding helix-turn-helix transcriptional regulator, which produces MPSIKPTAINPQEAEKLERIAYILKTVAHPLRLGIVHLLEQHPRLNVTDICEALGYEQSLVSHHLQNMKLKGILSVKRDGRSMMYSLKERDVSLIIECLENCQCNM